One genomic segment of Photobacterium sp. DA100 includes these proteins:
- the cobA gene encoding uroporphyrinogen-III C-methyltransferase, translated as MREQAGNALISASVASGRKVGKVDLVGAGPGDPMLLTLRAMQSIEQADVIVYDRLVSKQIRACFPASAQALYVGKAKGEHSTRQEAINNLLVALAWQGKSVCRLKGGDAFIFGRGSEEMLALKAAGVPVDVVPGITAAAGCTSYAGIPLTHRGVSQGCTFVTGHAEQSLDLNWPALAQLDHTLVFYMGVTKSTMIRDRLLACGAKPTTPVALVEKGCCPEQRTVTGQLQHLPALVTRHQVVSPALIVVGEVVALAEQLQWVSQIAELQQQKQLQLSA; from the coding sequence ATGAGAGAACAGGCAGGGAATGCCCTGATCAGCGCTTCAGTGGCGTCGGGGCGCAAGGTCGGAAAAGTGGACTTGGTCGGGGCTGGCCCCGGTGATCCTATGCTGCTGACCTTACGGGCAATGCAAAGCATTGAGCAAGCCGATGTGATTGTTTACGACCGCTTGGTTAGCAAGCAGATACGGGCATGTTTTCCGGCCAGTGCCCAGGCTTTGTATGTCGGTAAGGCAAAGGGAGAGCACAGCACCCGTCAGGAGGCAATCAACAATTTGCTGGTCGCACTGGCCTGGCAGGGGAAAAGCGTATGCCGCTTGAAAGGGGGGGATGCCTTTATTTTTGGCCGGGGCAGTGAAGAGATGTTGGCGCTCAAAGCGGCCGGGGTGCCTGTCGACGTGGTGCCGGGGATCACGGCAGCTGCCGGTTGCACCAGTTATGCCGGTATTCCGCTGACACATAGGGGAGTCTCGCAAGGCTGCACTTTTGTCACCGGCCATGCTGAGCAGTCGCTGGATCTTAACTGGCCGGCCTTGGCGCAGCTTGACCACACTCTGGTGTTTTACATGGGGGTCACTAAATCGACCATGATCCGCGACCGGCTGTTGGCCTGCGGCGCAAAGCCAACCACGCCGGTCGCCCTGGTCGAGAAAGGGTGCTGCCCCGAGCAGCGCACAGTGACCGGGCAATTGCAGCATTTGCCGGCGTTGGTGACACGGCACCAAGTGGTATCGCCGGCGCTGATTGTGGTCGGTGAGGTTGTCGCTCTGGCAGAGCAGCTGCAATGGGTCAGCCAGATTGCCGAACTACAGCAACAAAAACAGCTCCAGCTTTCAGCTTGA